DNA sequence from the Burkholderiales bacterium genome:
TGTGAGCGCCCGCTCTCGCGTTGTCAGCACCGCATTCGGCATGATCGAAAGGATCCCGCCCGCCGGGGACGAGGCCCGGATATTCGGAGCGCGTGTCGATGTGGCGGATGACGCTGCCGCCGTCGGCGGCCTCGGAGATGTAGGCGATATCGACGTGAAGGTAGGCGCGCAACGCCCGGAGAGCGCGACCGAGCAGCGGCCCCATGGGCACGGTGCCGGGCTTTTTGTCTTCCACCAGGAAGTTCAGGAACGTCAGGTCCCCAGGCGCGATGCTCATCGGCCAGCTTACCTTTCTTTAGCCATTACAATCAGCTGATTCTACTGCTGTGCGAAGGTTTTACATTAGATTTATGTTGCGAGGCAGCAAAACAGCGCTGACGCGACACGCCTCCTATAACGACCGATCCCGGGAAAACTGAACCGGTCTAGGGGTGGCGCGCGGCGGTGGCGGCGAGCGGCTCGTCGAGCGCGCCGGATAGGAATTTCGTGAGGGCGGCGTCGTCCAGGGGCTTCGAGAGCAGGTAGCCCTGGATTTCGTCGCAGCCGTTCTCGGCGAGGAAGGCGAGCTGGGCGCGCGTCTCCACGCCCTCGGCGATCACGCCCATCCCGAGGTTGTGCGCCAGCGAGATGATGGCGCGGGTGATCGTGGCGTCGTGGGGGCTGCCGGGCACGTCGTCGATGAACGAGCGGTCGATCTTCAGCCGGTCGATCGGGAAGCGCCGCAGGTAGCCCAGGCTCGAATAGCCCGTCCCGAAGTCGTCGATCGCGAGCTGGACGTTCATCTCCTTGAGCTCGGACAGGATCGAGAGCACGCGCTCGGTGTTGCCCATCATCATGCTCTCGGTGATCTCGAGCTCTAGGCACTGCGGCGGCAGCCCGGTCTGTCCGAGGATGCGCTCGATGGTCTTGGCGAGCGCCGACTGGTAGAACTGCCGCGCCGAGAGGTTGACCGCGACGCGGCCGAAATCCGCGCCCTGCGCGCGCAAGGACGCGGCGAAGCGGCACGCGGTGAGCAGCACCCATTCGCCGATCGGCACGATGAGCCCGCTCTCTTCGGCGATGGGAATGAAGCGGTCGGGCGCGATGCGGCCGAGCTCGGGATGCTCCCAGCGCAGCAGCGCTTCGAAGCCCACGATCTCCACGCTGCTCGCCGCCGCCTGCGGCTGGTAATGCAGCAGGAGCTCGCCCTGCTCGACCGCCTTGGACAGCCGCGTCTTCAGCTGGAACTGCTCGGAGATCGAGTTGTTCATCTCCTTGCGGTAGAAGCTGTAGGTGTTACGGCCGCGCTCCTTGGCGTGATACATCGCGGCGTCGGCGTTCTTGAGCAGCTCCTCGACCGATGCGCCGTCGAGCGGATAGAGCGCGATGCCGAGGCTCGCCGACACCGTGATTTCCTGCTTCTCGATCATCACCGGCTGCGACAGGCGGCTCACGATGCGCTCGGCGATATCGGTGACTTCGGCGATGTCGTGGATCTCGGTCGCGATCAGCACGAACTCGTCGCCGCCGAAACGCGCGACGGTGTCCTCGGGCCGCAGGATCTCGACGAGCTCGCGGGCGACGTCCTTCAGCAGCACGTCGCCCGCGGCGTGGCCGAGCCCGTCGTTGACGAGCTTGAAGTGGTCGAGGTCGAGGAACATCACCGCGCAGGTGAGATCGCGCCGATCGGCGCGGAACAGCGCCTGTTGCAGCCGGTCGTGCAGCAGGTGGCGGTTGGCGAGGCCGGTCAGCGCGTCGTGGTTGACGTGGTGCTCGAGCTCTTCCTGGTAGCGGCGCGTCTCGGTGATGTCGTTGAGCACGCCGACGAAGTGCGTGACGTGGCCCTTGGCGTTGCGCACCGGAGACACGTGCAGCTCGTTGTAGAAGAGCGAGCCGTCCTTGCGGTAGTTGCGCAGCGTGACCCGCCCTTCCTGGCGCGTCGCGAGCAGCGCTCGCAAGCTGGCGAGCTCGGGCTGGTCGGTGTCCGCGCCCTGAAGGAAGCGGCAGTTGCGGCCGATCGTCTCCGGCGCGCTGTATCCGGTGATCCGCTCGAAAGCGGGGTTCACGTGCACGATCGAATAATTCTGGCGGCGGCCGGTGGTGATGACGACGGCATTGACGGTCGCTTCGAGCGCGCGCTCGTGCAGGCGCAGCTTCTGTTCCGCAGCGACGCGCTCGGTGACGTCGCGGAAGTAGATCGACAGACCGCCCGCGTGGGGGTACGCGTCGACCTCGTACCAGATACCGTAGCGCAGTGAGTACTCGAGGTAGCGGACCGTGCGGCCCTCGGTCATCGCCTCGTGGAGTCGGCGGTAACCCTGCGTGCGCACGCCCTCGGGGAAGAGGTCCCAGCACACCCGCCCGAGCATGCGAGTCGCGCGCATGCGGAAGACCTGCTGCGCCTTCTTGTTGAGGTACGTGAAGCGCCAGTCACGGTCGACGGCGACGAACGCATCGGAGATGCTCTCGAGGATCTGCTCGGCCTGCAGACTGCCGGCAATGCGATCCGGGCTCGTGTCGGCGTCGGAGGGCATGTCGGCGCGGAGTCTTCCGTGATGAGCCTGCAAAAAAAATTGGGGCGAGTTTGGGGTTGGGCCACCCCAAAGTCAAGGCACAGCAAGTGCAGTGCCGCAGCGACTTACGCGCGCATCGCACGATCCAGCGTGCGATAGCGTATGGCCTCCGCGACGTGCGTCGAGCGCACTCGCTCGCTGCCTTCGATATCGGCTATCGAGCGCGCGACCTTGAGCACGCGATGATAGGCGCGTGCGGACAGCCCCAGCCGCGCGATCGCTTTACCCAGAAGTATCGCCCCTTCCGCGTCCGGCGTGCAGTGCTCGTCGACTTCTTTCGTCGTGAGCCGGGCGTTGGTTTTTTGCTGCCGTGCAACCTGGCGCGCGCGCGCGAGTGTGACGCGCTCGCGGATCGCCGCGGAAGCCTCGCCGTCGGCGCCGCGTGCGAGCGCCTCGGGCTCGACCGCCGGCACTTCGAGCTGGACATCGATGCGGTCCAGCAACGGCCCCGAGATCTTCCAGCGGTAACGCAGCACCTGATCGGGCGTGCAGCGGCAGCGGTTCGCATAGTGACCCAGATAGCCGCAGGGACAGGGACGCGTTGCTCTTTTGCCATTTTCCGCCGTCACACTTAAGTCTCTGAAACCAAAGGAAACTGACTTCCAGCCAGAGACTCTCGGCGAGCACCTGAAGCAGCGGCGTCTCACGCTCGGTCTGACGCAAGCTGAGGCCGGGCGGCGGCTCGGCGCGAGCCAATTCACCGTCATGAATTGGGAATTGGAACGCCGCTGGCCGCGGGATAAGCACTGGCCAGCGATCGTCGCCTTCCTTGGCTACGATCCGCGTACGGGCGCAGCGTCCTTGATGGAGCGGCGTTGAGTCTCCGCTGATTGGCCGCAGCTGACGCACCGCGAGAAGCCAACGTGGACCAGCCAGCACTGCGGCTCGGCAGCCGGCTGGACGACCCCGCGGCTGGCCAACCGGCTGAGCGGTCTATAGAAACACGAGATTCATCCCGCAATGAGCCACGGTCGAATGGGCGCGCCGCATCCTCTCTCCGTCGCTCACCTCACGCGCCGTTGATCCCTTTCCGCGACAGCCGGACGCTTGAACAGGCGCGAACCATCGACAACCCCACGTCGTCGACCATGATCCGGGCTGCCGCGCTCTCGGCGTCGGCGCCGAGCTCATCGTCTCTGGCGACGCCCACCTGCTCAACCTCAAGCGCTACCAGAACATGCCCATCGTCAGCGCCGCCCAGGCGCTGCGCTGCGCATCGTCGCAGCCGCCTGAAGCGGCAACGCCCAGCGCGAACGCTGGGCGTTGTCGGAACTTGCAAAGAATCTGGACCTGACCCTATTTACCCTCTATTTATCCTCCCGTGAGGCCGTCGTAGACTGTAGCCGGTGGTCACGCCGTTGACGGTCTTGCCGATGCATTCCTGTGAGCGATGAGTAAATCATAGACGGTTTGCCTCTTATCGAGCTTCGTGACATCGATGCCCTCTTGCGATAGCCACGCTTCAAGCTTTTCGGTCCCGGCGTCGAGATGCCAACTATCCAGCTCGGTGAATCTATCAAGTCTGTCGGCGGGACGAATTTGTCGAGGGTCAATCCCGTAGCAAGATCCCAAGATGTCAAAGATTTTGCAAAACGCCTCAAAGTCGAGTCGCTCGCGATCACTCAGGTTTGTATAGATATCGTTGAGCGGGACGAGCCGACGTCTGCCAAATATTCGGCGTTTGCGGAATGCGCGATAGCCGATGATAAATACGAGAGCGGATACGCACACAGCGAGGAAGATTTCCATCTTCTACTCAGGGACACATTGCATAGAAAAGGCCGCTGGCGAAAACTCCGAGGTTGTAGAAGCCGATTCCAACTGTGGCTACTCCGATTGCCGCTGCACTAGCACGCACTGCTGCATGGCCAGCACCGGGTACCCCAAACGCGCGCGGTACGCTTGTTAGCGGATTCGTTGAACCGAGTGCTGGCGGACGGCCTTCGGTCGCCCATGACCAAGATTTTGGCCAGAGTCCTCCCGCGAGCGTCGTGACATATGGTCCCACGTCAACGGTCCACTCGCGAACGTGCTCGTTGTATCGATCCCAATAGTCGAGGCCGTGAGGGTCTCTCCAGCTGATCGGATTCCCCCCAACATAGGCATAAAGATTGGGCCCACCCTCAAACTCTATCGGATCCTCCGATATAAACCTCCCGAACCCCGGATGGTAATACCGCGCCCGGTAATAGTAGAGGCCCGTCCCGTCATTCTCCCGCCCGGTGTAGAGCTGCGTCGTGCCGTCCGTCCCGAACTGCGTCGCCGTGCCGTAGGGCTCGTAGCTGTAGCTGTCGGTCACGGTGCCCGAGGTGTTCACCAGGTAGAGCGTGTTGTTGTTGGCGTCTGGGAGCAGACCGAGCACGCTGGCCGTCGCGCCACTGCCCGTCAGGCGCAGGAAGGTCTCGTCCAGGCCCAGGCCGGTCACGAGATTCGCCATGGGCGTGCCGGCGCCGTCTTTCTCCTGGACGATGTTCAGGCCGTCGTAGACGTACTGGGTGGTGGCGCCACCGACGGTCTTGCCGGTGCG
Encoded proteins:
- a CDS encoding ATP-binding protein, translating into MTVNWLAPSRRPASACVRPSVRRRCFRCSPRVSGWKSVSFGFRDLSVTAENGKRATRPCPCGYLGHYANRCRCTPDQVLRYRWKISGPLLDRIDVQLEVPAVEPEALARGADGEASAAIRERVTLARARQVARQQKTNARLTTKEVDEHCTPDAEGAILLGKAIARLGLSARAYHRVLKVARSIADIEGSERVRSTHVAEAIRYRTLDRAMRA
- a CDS encoding RHS repeat-associated core domain-containing protein; its protein translation is RTGKTVGGATTQYVYDGLNIVQEKDGAGTPMANLVTGLGLDETFLRLTGSGATASVLGLLPDANNNTLYLVNTSGTVTDSYSYEPYGTATQFGTDGTTQLYTGRENDGTGLYYYRARYYHPGFGRFISEDPIEFEGGPNLYAYVGGNPISWRDPHGLDYWDRYNEHVREWTVDVGPYVTTLAGGLWPKSWSWATEGRPPALGSTNPLTSVPRAFGVPGAGHAAVRASAAAIGVATVGIGFYNLGVFASGLFYAMCP
- a CDS encoding EAL domain-containing protein, which codes for MPSDADTSPDRIAGSLQAEQILESISDAFVAVDRDWRFTYLNKKAQQVFRMRATRMLGRVCWDLFPEGVRTQGYRRLHEAMTEGRTVRYLEYSLRYGIWYEVDAYPHAGGLSIYFRDVTERVAAEQKLRLHERALEATVNAVVITTGRRQNYSIVHVNPAFERITGYSAPETIGRNCRFLQGADTDQPELASLRALLATRQEGRVTLRNYRKDGSLFYNELHVSPVRNAKGHVTHFVGVLNDITETRRYQEELEHHVNHDALTGLANRHLLHDRLQQALFRADRRDLTCAVMFLDLDHFKLVNDGLGHAAGDVLLKDVARELVEILRPEDTVARFGGDEFVLIATEIHDIAEVTDIAERIVSRLSQPVMIEKQEITVSASLGIALYPLDGASVEELLKNADAAMYHAKERGRNTYSFYRKEMNNSISEQFQLKTRLSKAVEQGELLLHYQPQAAASSVEIVGFEALLRWEHPELGRIAPDRFIPIAEESGLIVPIGEWVLLTACRFAASLRAQGADFGRVAVNLSARQFYQSALAKTIERILGQTGLPPQCLELEITESMMMGNTERVLSILSELKEMNVQLAIDDFGTGYSSLGYLRRFPIDRLKIDRSFIDDVPGSPHDATITRAIISLAHNLGMGVIAEGVETRAQLAFLAENGCDEIQGYLLSKPLDDAALTKFLSGALDEPLAATAARHP